CCAAGCGAATACGGACGGAAGTCGGTGATGCCTTCTTCGGCCAGCACCTGCTCGTCAGTGTAGAAGTTCCCGGTGGACTCCCGGCTGGGCCGGGTCAGGATGGCGTGGGCCGCATCGGCCATGATGTCGGCGCTGCGCGAAGCAGCTGCCATCTTTTCGCCGCCAAGGTTGCGGATGGCCGCGGTGTCGATCGCGGTGACGGGCCACAGCGAGTTCACCGCGACGCCGTCGTTCTTGAGTTCCTCCGCGAGACCGAGCGTGGTCAGGGACATCCCGTACTTGGCCATCGTGTAGGCAAGGTAGGAGCCGGCCCACTTTGGATCGAGGTTCAGCGGCGGGGAAAGCGTCAGGATGTGCGGGTTTTCGGAGCGGCGCAGGGCATCCAAGGAGAATTTGGAGAGCATGAACGTGCCGCGGACATTGATGTCCGCCATCAGGTCGTAGCTCTTCATCGTCACGTCGTCAGTGTTGCGCAGATCAATGGCCGAGGCATTGTTGACCACGATGTCGATGCCCCCGAAACGCTCCACGGTTTCCGCCACGGCGCGGGCGACGTCGTCGTCGTTGCGCACATCGCCAATGATCGGCAGGGCCTTGCCGCCGGCTGCCTCCAGCTGCTCGGCAGCGGTGTAGACCGTGCCCTGCAGCTTCGGGTGCGGTTCTGCGGTCTTGGCCATGATGGCAATATTTGCGCCATCGGCCGCGGCGCGCAGCGCAATGGCCAGCCCAATGCCGCGGCTGCCGCCGGACATCAGGATGGTGCGGCCGGCAAGGGAACGGGTCTGGGCATCAGGTGTGGGAGAAGTCATGGGAACAGGCTAATACATGCGCGCCGCTTATGTTACTGACCAGTAACATCGTGTCCCAGGTCCGCACGAGGTAGTCCTAGGTCCGCACGAGATACACGGCAAGCAGCACCGCGGCCGTGGTCAGCGCCAGCCGCAGCAGAAAGAACGCCTGGGGGTACCGGCGCGCGGCGCGGAGCCACAGCCCCGATTCCCCGGCGGGCCAGGACCGGGATTCGCAGCGGATCACGGTCAAAGTGAACACGACCGCCCCGGCCACCCCGCACACCGAGGTCAGGGCACCGACCAGGTTGGCGTTGCCCGCCAGACCGCCGGCCAGCAAAACGCCCACCGCCAGGCCAAGCGAGCTGCCGCGGCCGACAAAATCCAGGTACCTGGCCATCCCCGGCATGAAGGCCACCAGGAAACGCCGCGGGATCTCCCGGCGCAGCAGGCGGCCGGCGGAAGCGCGCAGCACCTTCCGGGTGCCCGCGAGCTCTCCGACGGTGCCGGCGGCGGCGACAGCTGCCATCAGCCCGGAAACCGCTTCGTCGACGGCGGGCCTGCCAGCGGCCCCCAGCGCGGGACGGTTGAGGAGACGCAGCAGGGCCTGCTGCGAAGCTGCCCGCTCCGCCGGCGATGGCCGGGACCGCAGGGCGCGCCGGGTCCGGCGAACGTACTCCGCTTCCTTCCGCCCGAGGGAGCCCGACGGCGCACTGCCGGAGTCCAGCGCCGGAGTGCCGCCGGAACCGCCCCTCGGCCGGTCACCGCCGACAAGGACCGCCCGAAATCCAAGGCCGCGGGACGGGAGCACCGCGTCCAACTCCCGCAGCCTCCGCTCGACCGCCTGCAGGTACGCATCGTGGACGGAGGGCAAGCCTGCATAGTCCCAGCAGGCCCGCGCCAGGATCCACACGCCGAAGCCGGCAGTGACCAGCGCCGCAGTCTGGACGACCACCCAAAAGTCCGTTTCAAACACGCCGCTGAGACTCCTTCGGAAAAGGACCCGCACCCGCTGCAGGCCGGAAGAATCCTTTCACGGGCCCCCTCTGTTACACGGAATTTGTTTCATCAAAAGCCCCGGGCACGGCCCGCGGCGCCGCCCGAACCGACACCGGCCGGGCCGGCTAACAGGCCCGCCACTCCATCCCCGGCATCCTCCGCGGCCAAGCACGGCAGCGCGAAATTGTAGGATCCCTACACCGGGACTCGGCACAGGGCCTCACTAGACTGGACTAATTGCCGTGCGCTTTGTGCAATTCCTACTTAACGCGCAGTGACCGCCCCATCCACTCAGCACTCCGGAGACCAGATGAGCATCGACCAGGACCTTGATCTGCAGACGACAGCGGGCAAGATCGCTGAGTACCGCCGCCGCCAGGCGCAGGCTGAAATGCCGTCCGGCCCGGCAGCCGTGGAGAAGCAGCATGCCCGAGGCAAGCACACAGCCCGCGAGCGCATCGAAATGCTCGTGGATGCCGGCTCCTTCGTCGAGCTCGACGCCCTGGCCGTCCACCGCTCCACCGCTTTCGGCATGGAAAAGAAGAAGCCCTTGGGCGATGGCCTCGTGTCCGGCTACGCCACGGTGGACGGCCGGCCCATCG
This genomic interval from Arthrobacter citreus contains the following:
- a CDS encoding NAD(P)-dependent oxidoreductase, translating into MTSPTPDAQTRSLAGRTILMSGGSRGIGLAIALRAAADGANIAIMAKTAEPHPKLQGTVYTAAEQLEAAGGKALPIIGDVRNDDDVARAVAETVERFGGIDIVVNNASAIDLRNTDDVTMKSYDLMADINVRGTFMLSKFSLDALRRSENPHILTLSPPLNLDPKWAGSYLAYTMAKYGMSLTTLGLAEELKNDGVAVNSLWPVTAIDTAAIRNLGGEKMAAASRSADIMADAAHAILTRPSRESTGNFYTDEQVLAEEGITDFRPYSLGAPEDQLMQDFFL